The following proteins are co-located in the Diorhabda carinulata isolate Delta chromosome 4, icDioCari1.1, whole genome shotgun sequence genome:
- the LOC130892196 gene encoding protein lethal(2)essential for life-like, which produces MSMVPLLFRDWWDEEDMFRPSRLLDQQFGLGLRRDDLINSLSTIPRRSRLCNYIRPWTTTPTSLQRQDSGSTITQDKDKFQVILDVQQFTPSEITVKTNGNSIIVEGKHEEKQDEHGFIMRHFVRRYVLPETHDAEGVISSLSSDGVLTVSAPKRKEKPSSAERVVPITQTGPAKNTVTPVVESPSPQA; this is translated from the exons atGTCTATGGTACCTCTCCTCTTTCGTGATTGGTGGGACGAAGAAGACATGTTTCGTCCTTCACGTCTTCTGGATCAACAGTTTGGATTGGGATTGAGAAGGGACGATCTAATTAATTCACTAAGCACCATACCCAGAAGATCAAGACTATGTAACTACATCAGACCGTGGACTACTACTCCTACCAGTCTTCAAAGACAAGATTCCGGATCTACTATCACTCAGGATAAAGACAAATTTCAA GTTATTTTAGACGTCCAACAATTTACGCCAAGTGAAATTACCGTAAAGACCAACGGTAACAGTATCATCGTAGAAGGTAAACATGAAGAGAAACAAGATGAACACGGTTTTATTATGAGGCACTTTGTCAGAAGATATGTCCTACCCGAAACGCATGATGCCGAAGGAGTTATCTCATCATTATCTTCCGATGGAGTTTTGACTGTGAGTGCTCCAAAAAGAAAAGAGAAACCCTCTTCAGCTGAAAGAGTAGTTCCCATAACGCAAACTGGACCTGCTAAGAACACTGTAACGCCAGTAGTGGAAAGTCCTTCCCCACAAGCTTAA